Part of the Bacillus cereus group sp. RP43 genome is shown below.
TCACTGACCCTACACAAGATAAATATGTGTTCGGAGATTATCATGAAATCATTGATCCGAATGAAGAATTAAGAAAAATTTACAATCGAATCCTTAGTTCATTAGGCAATAAACAAGAAATGCTAGATCAGCTAGATAGATTAGTGAAAGAAGCTAATGAAACCGCTAGTAATGCAAAGAAAGAATCAGAAGCGGCAAAAGCACTTGCTGAAAAAGTACAAGAGAATATTAAAAATAATACCGTCGAAATCATTGAATCTAAGAATCCACCGACAACAGGGCTTAAAGACAGAAAAACATTATGGTTAGATATTTCGAACGGTAAGCCTGGTATTTTAAAACTCTGGAAAGATGGTATTTGGGACCCGGTTGTTCCTGATGTGGAATCAGTTAAGAAAGAAACGTTGGAACAGGTTAATAAAGAGATTGAGTCCACAAAAACGGAATTAAATCAAAAAGTGCAAACTGTAGAAAACAAAGCGAAAGAAATTTCTGGGCAAATAGTTGATGTTCAAAAACAAGTCAATGACAAAGTAGATCAAACGTGGATTAATAATCAATTAAAAGATAAAGCTGATAAGTCAGGCGTCTATACAAAAGATGAAATTAAAGATGGGTTTATTGGTAAACAAATCTATGAAACTGATAAACAAGGGAACGTTAAGAAGTTCCAGGACATTAATACATCTATTGGTCAAACGAACGAAGCTCTTACACAAAAAGCAGAGAAGTCAGAGCTAAAGAAAACAAATGATGGTTTATCACAACTTGAAAAGAAAACGAATGAAGTTGTACAAACTGCTGAGGGTACGAAACAAACTCTTACAGACCTTAAAACGAAAGTTGATAATACGGTAATTGGTGGACGTAACTTATTACTAGAAACAGCTACTAAATCGCATTCAGTGAAGACTGGGGAAAACAAGCCACATACCTATTTTGATGTAGCGAAGGATGCATCTACTTTAATGCAGGGGAAGAATCTTGCTATGAGCTTCCTATTTACAGGCAAGGTTACTGCATGGGGTACAACGAATAAATGGGCTGGTTTTGAAGTGAAGATCACTTTCACAGACAATACATTTCATTATCCGAGTTGCCGCATAGAAAACCGCCTAACACTAGGTAAACAATATAATCAAGAAAGATTCACAGCTGCAGCTGTAGTTATGGATAAGCCTATTAAAGAAATTACTGTTTATGCTTTAGGGCGTGATTTCACTGGGGAAATGTTAATTGAAAAGCCTAAATTAGAAATTGGCACAGTATCAACTGCATGGTCCCCAGCACCAGAGGACCAGGTAACAACAACTGATTTCACTAAAAAGACAGTAGAGATTGAGACTACTATTAAAGGGATTAATACCTCTGTATCCAATGTACAAAACGAACAAGGTAAACTTACTGAACGCATGACGAAATCAGAGCAAACAGCAGATGGATTTAAAAAATCTATTGAAACGTTAACTAAAAAAGATAGTGACATTAGTAATAAATTAAATACGGTTGAATCCACTGTGGAAGGCACTAAGAAGACAATTTCTGATATACAATCTGATACAACATCACTCAAACAAACAACAACTGAAATTAAGGAACAGGCAGGTAAAGTTACCGAAAAATTAAGTAGTGTGGAGAAAAAGTTTGACGATATGAAAATAGGTGGTAGAAACCTAATTCCGAACAGTAAGATAAATGAAACTTCAAGTAATTACGGATTTGGTATTAGAACAACAACTATAGATTTAGTTGCAGATGAAACCTATACTTTGGTGGGGAACGGTAGGGTTGACCAGAAGACTATTGATGATGGAAAATCACTACTTATTTATATTTACGAACCTACATGGAAATATAAAAATATTAATTTCTCTATTAAAACTACTACAGATAGCACTGGATCCATACAATTTACACCTAACTGGTCGGGGAAGTATATTGTAGCATCTTATTTATATCCGAATGGCGGTAGCCGGGCAGGTAAGGCGACAACTAATTGGGTTGCGTTATACAAAGGAAATAAGTCAATGGACTGGATGCCAGCACCAGAAGACCAAGTAACAACCGATGAATTCGCCAAGAAAACAACAGATATTGAAAAAAGTGTAGATGGTGTTAAAACCACTGTAACAAACGTTCAAAACAGTCAGGTTGGATTTGAAAAACGCATGACTTCCGTGGAGCAAACAGCAAGCGGATTATCTTCCACAGTTGGTACTTTAAACAATGTAGTATCCGATCAAGGGAAGAAGCTTACTGAAGCTAATACCAAAATTGAGCAACAGGCAACAGCAATCGGTGCGAAAGTTGAAATCAAACAAGTTGAAGATTATGTTGCTGGGTTTAAGATTCCTGATTTGAAGAATACAGTGAATAAAAACAAAGAAGATTTGCTTGGAGAATTAGCTAATAAATTAGCAACTGAGCGATTTAATCAGAAGATGACTCTGATCGATAACCGCTTTAGTGTTAATGAGAAAGGTATCGATTTAGCAGCAAAAAAGACAGAGGTATATACACAAACTCAATCTAATGATAAATTCGCTACGAATGCTTATGTAAGGGATATGGAGGGACGCATTCAAGTTACTGAGAAAAATATTCTTAGTACCGTTAAACAAGGTGAAATCATTTCATCTATAAATCAAACAGCAGAAACCATTAAAATTAAAGCAGGTAAAATAGAGTTAGATGGAACAACTATAGCAAAGTATTTAGAAGCGCAGGAACTTAGAGGTACAACCATACGCACAGACAATGGCGTTAATTATGTCCACATTCAAAAGCAATTCATCCGTTTAATGGAGTCAAATTTAAGCAGAGTTTACCTTGGATACTATAAAGATCGCACAAGCCAAGTCCAACCAACAGTTGTATTAGGGGGAGATTCTGATTTCCAAGACGGTTCGGTTGTCTTAAGTAAACAACCAACGCAAGGATTCTTAGGAGTAATAAACGGAAAAGATTCTAACGGAGAGCCTTATTTTGTAAGCTCAGTTATATTCAAAAGATCAGGTGATTTGAACCTTAACGCAGGAATGAATGGGAATGTAACTGTTAACTCTGGTAAAGGTATAGGTCATTATGCGAAAGGTGGTTCGTTCTGGGCAGAAGCAACAGACGGAGTCACATTAAAAGGTGGAGCTAAATCTGTATGGATGGACTGTCAGTCTTCTATTGTTTTTAACTTAAAAGGTAAAAATATGCTTGATATAGTTGCAACACCAAACGCCGAGACTGATCTCCGTTTTCAAACAGTAATTCTTCGTAACGGTAATGTTGATGGCTATAAAACGCTTCAGGTGAAAAATGGAACAGGAAATGCGTATAACGCTGTTACAGCATCGGCATTCCAAACGGCATCGAAACGCGAGTACAAGACAAATATTCGCGATATACAGTTTAATGCAATAGAAAAAATTATGGCGCTTTCTATTCAACAATATAATCTAAAGACTGATATAGAAGATCTGTATGAGAAGCGAATGAATCGTGCTGAGGGTGATCCAATCCTTACAACAAACGATATAGAAACTCACTATGGTTGGATTGCAGATGATGAAAACACTCCTGGGTGTTTCGTTACAAAAGCAAGAAATGCCGCTGAAATATATTCTTCAATAGCAATTTTAATACAAGCATTTCAAGATGAAAAACGTGCTAAAGATGCTGAAATTCAAGAGTTAAAAGAAAAAAATGAACAAACAGAATGTAGAATCGAAGCGTTAGAAGAAGAAAACCAACAAATGAACCATAGAGTTGAAGTCTTAGAACAATTGTTAGTTCAGAATTTAATCGATAGAAAACCAGAGCAGCGATAGGCTGGTCTTTTTTTTATTGCCTAAAAGGGGTGGTCAAAGTGGAAGGATTACAAGAAGTAAGAAGCGATGTTCAAGAAATAAAGCAAGATATCAAGGACATTCGTTTGGAAATTAAAAGTTTAGAGATGCGAACAACAGGTAACGAAAAAGACATTATTAATATCAACAAACAGTTGGATAAGATTAGTGCAAATACTACTTGGATCTTACGACTTATTGTCGGTGGAATTATAGGTGCAGCTCTCACTTTCTTAATGAAAGGAGGTGGTATGTAGTGTTTGAAATTACTGTCATGATTGGAATTGTAGTAGGTCTTTCACAGATTGGAAAAACAATTGGATTACAAACAAAATATGTTCCGTTATTAAATTTAACGCTTGGCATTGTGCTAGGCGTTTTATTTTTGGGCGGAGATATAAAAACAAATGTATTTCAAGGAATCATCATTGGACTATCAGCAAGTGGATTATTTGACCACACAAAAATTATAAAAAAGGATGTTGATACTAAATGAAAAGGCTAATGAAACATGTTACCTCACTTCTTATGATTCTAGTACTTGCTGGTTCTTTTGCAACAAGTGCTTTTGCTGATAGAACGCTTATTATTCCTGATTTACCAAAACAACCATATCGTTATGGTGTAGGGGCTTATGAAGGCGTTGTAGCTCATTCTACGGCTACTCCAGAAGCTCCAGCTATTAATATCCAAAAGTATGAATCTCGCACATGGAGAAATGCATTTGTTCATTATGCAGTCGATTGGGATGAAACAATTCAAATTGCTGATACAAAGTACATCGCTTATGGCGGTGGACCTGGTGCAAATAAACGTTTTGTACATGTGGAGCTTTGCGAAACAGCAGATTACGATAAATTCAAACGCAGCTATGATAAATACGTGAAGTTACTTGCTAAAATCTTGCGTGACCGTGGGTTATCTGTAGAAAAAGGATTGTGGACTCACTACGATGTTACAAAGTACCTTGGCGGTACAGACCATGAAGATCCACTTGATTATTTACGTAGTCATGGTGTTTCAGAAGCTCAATTTCGTGCTGATGTACAGCGAGCATACGAGAATTCTAGTGTTGAAGTTTCTGTTCCAGAAAAACCTTCTAAATCAGCAGAAGTACCAACAGCTGTAACTGATGGTGTAGCTTATATTCAAGGGAGCAACGTTAATTTACGCAAAGGACCAGGTACAAGCTATTCTAAAGTTCATCAATTGAATAAACCAGAATCATATATTGTGTGGGGAGAAAAAGACGGTTGGTTAAACCTTGGTGGGGAACAATGGATTAAAAATGATTATTCTTATGTGAAATTCAATAAGAAAAGCACAGTGGATTTATCTATTGTAGGAAAACGCGTTGTGTCCAAGGTGGACAACCTACGATTCTATGATTCTCCATCTTGGCAGGATATAGACGTTGTTGGTTCTGTAGATGCAGGATTAGGCTTTACTATTGAAACGAAAGTAAGTGTGAATGGTTCGCCGCAATATAAAGTACACAACAGCAAAGGAAAAACATACTATGTAACAGCAAATGAAGCTTATGTATATGTAAAGTAATATGAAAAGCCGATCCTTATTAAAGGATTCGGCTTATACATTTTTTCATTTCATTATACTCCATATTCCATTTCTTCTAAGAATTCTCCACCACTCTTGATACATTGCATTATTCTGCTACATGCACAATAAAAGTAATGTTCACTTGTTGCAGTTGATTTTACCGGAACTGGATCTATTTCATGAAACATTTGATCTTTTTAATGAAAGTAATATAATTAAATATAAAAATTATTCATCTTCAACCATTGAATCAATAAATGTTTTAAGAGAGTTAGTTAAATAAAAAACATGTTCTTCTGGGTCTTCTCCATATTCATATTCATGACTCCAATAGTAAATAGATCCTTCTTCACCCTCTTTTAAACTAAAGCAATAGAGATCGCCCCCAGTTTCATCTGCAAAAGGAATCAACCAATCTGGAAGCACCTTACCTACTCGTAAGGTATCAAGACAATATTCTAAATTTCTTCCGCTTTCCTCATCGTATTTAATAGGAATAAATTGAGTCACTATGTACTCATCTTCATCTTCATCTACAAATACGTAGCGTTCAGGTTCTCCGCCGTTATATGTTAAATAATGTTCTTTAAAATCTTCAGGAAATATGAAATTATATTTTGTTTCAACCGTATTAATATCTTTAATCGTTATTTCTTTTTCTGGATTTACGAATTTATTATTATAAGAAATACTCATTTTTTTCTCCTCCAATTTACAGTTAATTTATTTCTTTTTTCTTGGTTTGTTATAAGTTTTTTCCCCATGATGTTGTTCATATTGAGCGCATGAACCAATATGTGGAAGCGTTGCTTCATGCGCTTTTCTATAAGCCAGTTGCATCGTACATGTGCCTGTTTCAGGATCAAAATCATCTAAATGATGCCATGTATATTTTTTATCAGGTGATTTCCTTCCTGCTTCAGGAAACCCAGCCGCCTCATTCGCTGCTTTAAAATCCTTTTGTCTGTTACCTGTCATTTCAATTGGAACTATATTTTTTTGTCCTTCTTTAACTGGATACAAGTACGGAGTATCTTTGAAATCAGGCCCTCCATTTGGAGACGTCTTAATATCTGGAAAACCTTTCTTTGCTGCACGTTCTGCTGGTGTTAATTTACGAGTAGCCTTAACTGTCATCTTAGCACCTTTAGCAAGTTTAGCAAGTTTCCCAACTGGTGTAACACCTAGAACCATCATTCCACCAGCTCCCACTCGATCCAACCATGAAAGTTTATCACCTGTTGAGGGATCTACGCCCTCCCAAACACGTCTGAGATCATATTCACCAGTCAATTCTCCAGCTATATCACGAGCTAATTTTCCACCATCAAATTCTGTTTCCTCTGAAGAAGGTTTACCACACATTGCACCTTCTTCCATTGTAACATCTTGATTATCTGCATTACGGAATTTTTCGGCAATTCGTTTCAAATCCTCTTCTACTTGTATAATTGAATTGATAGATGTAAAAGCTTTTGGTCTCGCATCATTGAACATTTGAACGAACTGTTGATTAGAGGCACCAATCCATTGAAAACACAAATGATCAATTTCATTACATAAATTATTATGTATAGATTCTAATGCGATCCTGGTATTACTTGCACGATTTGCGACTTCTTCTAGCATTTCAGGTGTTACTTTGATTTGAACCATTTTCTTCCTCCCTTTCCCAATTAAAATTATGGGACAATAAGAAAAAAATGTAAATATCTAATTCTAATGTAGAGATAAATGTAGCCTATGTATATGTGAAGTAAGGTAAAAGAGGGATTCCTAGTATGGGAGGAAGCCTCTTTTTCGGCTTCGATATACTATCTTATAAAAAATTAGAATAATATGAATATTATTCTATCCAATAAAATATGGGTAATGTATAATATTCGTATCTAAGGGGGTATACAACATGAAGATAATAGACTTAATACAATTTAGAAAGAAAAAAGAATTAGAAAAAAGATTAGAAAAGCAGATTGTAAATGTCCCTGTAGTGACACAGATTAGTGTAGAGAATGGTGAAGTGAAATTTGAAGTTTCTGGTGAAAGAAAAAAACACTTTGATGAAGAGTGATGTTTAAGCCGTCTCCTTAGTGGAGGCGGCTTTCTTATTGTTATGATGTTTAGAATTTACTTTTAGATAATGCCTTCAATATAGGATTTATGATTTTACTCAGTAAACGAAATCCATTAAATATAGACCTTACAACCTTCATCTAATCATCCCCTTCAAATTAAGTAAATCATACCAATTCAAGGAACGAACTGTAAATACTACATATTCCAAAAAAATGAAATCCTAGGTATGTGTAAAGTAATAAAAAGCGGGTCTACTCACATATGAGCAGACCCGCTTTTATAAAACTTTGACCACCGACCACAAAAACGACCACACACTTAAAATAAATACATTTCACACGCATAAATGACATTTCCTTTTGTTTTTTTGCGATAGAATGCAAAAGGATAACATAAACAACACTAATTGATATGGTATACTTTATACTGCGCATATGGGGATTTGATAATTAAATAAATTCAACTCTTCATGATGTACTATATATAATAGAAGAAGAATGAAAATGTTTATTGGTTTTGTCATCACCCTGTTGGAGTCAACCTCATGCGCCTAATGGCTACAAAAAACATCTACTTCGTCCCATTCGGCCAAGATGCACCAGAGAAAAAACCGAACTCAATGGTAGCTCGTATGGAGTTACTTGAAGATACAGTATTAGAAGCATTACAAGGGAAACAATTGCAACCCGTTGTTGTAGAAAAATTCAGATATATGAATTAAAAAACGAAAAAAACGGACAATTTTTGATGAAACCATCATTCTTACTGTAGAATATGATAAAATTAACGTTATTAAGATTGGAAGGGGCATAGTAAGCTCCTTCTAATTCTAAGTTATAGAAGGATTGGTATCTAGAAAGGGGCATAGTGATGGAAAAGCAAAAAACTTTTCATGTCGCTGTAGTTGGAGCAACCGGCGCAGTTGGTGAACAAATGTTAAATACTTTAGAGAAACGAGAATTTCCAATCGGGAAGTTAACGTTACTTTCATCTAAACGATCTGCAGGTAAGAAACTTGTATTTAAAGGCGAAGAATTTACAGTTCAAGAGGCAACTCCTGAAAGTTTTGAAGGAGTAGATATCGCACTATTTAGTGCTGGTGGATCTGTATCGAAACAATTAGCGCCAGAAGCAGCAAAGCGCGGTGCGATTGTTGTTGATAATACAAGTGCATTCCGTATGACAGAAAACGTGCCACTTGTTGTACCTGAAGTAAATGAAAACGACTTAAAAGAACATAATGGTATTATTGCAAATCCGAACTGTTCTACAATTCAAATGGTAGTAGCTCTTGAGCCAGTTCGTCAGCAATATGGTTTAAAACGAGTAATCGTTTCCACATACCAAGCTGTATCAGGTGCTGGTGCGGCAGCGATTGAAGAACTTCATGAACAATCACAAGCAATCTTAAATGGCGAAGAAGTTAAGGCGAATGTTTTACCTGTATCAGGTGATAAAAAACATTACCAAATTGCTTTTAATGCGATTCCACAGATTGATAAGTTCCAAGATAATGGATTTACGTTTGAAGAAATGAAAATGATTAATGAAACGAAAAAAATTATGCATATGCCTGAATTAGAAGTAGCGGCAACATGTGTACGTTTACCAGTTGTATCAGGGCATTCTGAGTCTGTTTACATCGAAGTAGAAAAAGAAGGCGTAACAGTAGCAGAATTAAAGAGCTTACTTGCAAATGCGGAAGGTATTGTTCTGCAAGATAATCCAGAAGAGCAGTTATATCCAATGCCAGCTACTGCAGTAGGTAAAAACGAAGTATTCGTTGGAAGAATCCGTAAAGATTTAAATAACGATAAAGGATTCCATCTTTGGGTCGTATCTGATAACTTATTAAAAGGCGCTGCATGGAATTCTGTTCAAATTGCAGAGCGCTTAGTAAAATTACAATTAGTGTAAACGGCTAAGAGAAGGTGCAAAATATGAAAATAATTGTTCAAAAATTTGGTGGCACATCAGTACGTGATGAAAATGGACGTAAGCATGCGCTTCATCATATAAAAAAATCGTTAGCTGCTGGTTATAAAGTAGTTACTGTCGTATCTGCTATGGGCCGTAAAGGTGAACCGTATGCAACGGATACGTTATTAAGTCTTGTAAATCAAGAGGAATCTACTATTTCTAAACGTGAGCAAGATTTATTATTATCATGTGGAGAGTTAATCTCTGCAATTGTTTTCTCTAATATGTTGAATGAGAACGGCATTAAAGCAGCAGCATTAAATGGTGCACAAGCTGGTTTTGTAACAAATGATGACTTTACGAATGCGAAGATTATTGAAATGAATTGCGATCGTATACATGAAGAGTTACAAAGTTTAGATGTAATTGTCGTTACAGGATTCCAAGGGCAAACGAAAAAAGGTGATACGACAACACTTGGACGCGGAGGTAGCGATACTTCAGCTTCAGCGTTAGGTGTTGCGCTTCATGCTGAATACATCGATATCTTCACGGATGTAGAAGGTGTTATGACTGCGGATCCTCGTATCGTAAAAGATGCACGTCATCTTCAAACTGTAACGTACAATGAAATTTGTAACATGGCATATCAAGGTGCAAAAGTTGTTCATCCACGTGCAGTTGAAATTGCAATGCATGCCAAAGTACCACTTCGTGTGCGTTCTACGTATTCTGATAGTGAAGGTACGCTTATTTCAGCATCGGACGGTGCTACAAAAGGCCGTGATGTAGAAGAACGGCCTGTTACAGGTATCGCTCATGTGTCAAATGTGACGCAAATTAAAGTGCTTGCAAAAGAAACGGCATATGATTTGCAGCAGCATGTGTTTAAAGAAATGGCGAATGAAGGAATAAGTGTCGATTTAATTAACATTTCACCTACTGGGGTAGCTTATACGGTGAGTGATAGTGTATCAAGTCGTGCAGTTGAATTATTAAAAAACCTTGGATATGAGCCAATTGTGACAGAGCATTGTGCGAAAGTATCTATTGTAGGAGCTGGAATGGCAGGATACCCAGGGGTTACTGCGAAAATCGTTACAGCTTTAGCGGAAAAAGGTATTCAAATTCTGCAATCGGCAGATAGTCATACGACAATTTGGGTTCTTGTAAAAGAAACCGATTTAGTGGAGGCTGTAAATGCATTACATAGTGCGTTTGAGCTTTCAAAAGAAAAGCAACTGGAACAATAAGGAGTGAGACCATGATAGATTTTGGGACAATTGCAACTGCGATGGTAACACCGTTTGATATAAACGGGAATATCGATTTTGCAAAGACAACGAAATTGGTAAATTATTTAATTGATAACGGTACAACAGCAATTGTGGTAGGAGGAACGACAGGTGAATCTCCTACACTAACATCAGAAGAAAAAGTAGCGTTATATCGCCATGTCGTATCGGTTGTCGATAAAAGGGTGCCCGTAATCGCTGGAACAGGTAGCAATAATACACATGCCTCTGTTGACTTAACTAAAAAGGCAACAGAAGTTGGTGTTGATGCAGTTATGCTAGTGGCGCCGTATTATAACAAACCGAGTCAAGAAGGAATGTATCAGCACTTTAAAACGATTGCTGAAAGCACGCCACTTCCGGTTATGCTATATAACGTTCCAGGGCGATCTATTGTACAAATCTCCGTTGATACAGTTGTTCGTTTATCAGAAATCGAAAACATTGTTGCGATTAAAGATGCAGGCGGCGATGTGTTAACAATGACAGAGATCATTGAAAAAACAGCGGACGACTTTGCAGTATACAGCGGTGATGATGGTTTAACATTACCGGCTATGGCAATTGGAGCAAAAGGTATTATTTCTGTAGCATCTCATGTTATCGGGAATGAAATGCAAGAAATGATTGCTGCATTCCAAGCTGGAGAGTTCAAAAAAGCGCAGAAATTACATCAATTACTAGTAAAAGTAACGGATGCACTATTTATGGCACCAAGCCCAACACCAGTAAAAACAGCATTACAAATGGTTGGATTAGATGTAGGTTCTGTACGTTTACCACTTCTTCCATTAACGGAAGAAGAAAGAGTAGCGTTACAATCTGTAATGCAATCTATTCCTCGTTAGTAAAAATGACCTAGTGTGAAACTAGGTCATTTTTATTTTGACTAACTATATGTAAGTGGTGAAAATTAGCTATAGTTAATAGGCTATAATAAGAAGGGGATGGCAGAGTGTAGGATTAGTTAGAAACTGATTACAGAGATAAGATTTTTTAGTGAATATCGTTTCATGTTTATGTAAAGAACTTACATGCATATTTTTCCATTAAAATCCTATTACGTAGGGAAAATAGTGAGTATGATATGAAGATACCCCTCGAAAATTACAGCTTCACTTTAGCGTCTTCTCTTGTCTTTCGCATAATTTAACTTGTGTTCTATTTCTTGTATCAGTTATAATATGGCTAAGTAGCTTAGTACGGGTATGCTTAGCAAAATTGGAAAAAATTATGATTCAATGAAATTTTCATATCATATCGAATAAGATATTTGATTTATATAATGAAAGAGAGGTGAAACCTGGTTTAAAAAATTAACAAGGACATGATATCGCATAACGGTAAGGACATTCGTCTTGGACGGTGAATATATGGTGGTTGCAGAGTTTCCCCTGGTGTCTCTGCAATTTTAGTGAAATCAGTGTTTGCAAGATTTTTAAACCAGGCAACAACATGAAGAGAAAAGAGAATGAGTCTGTTAAAGTATTTGCTCTTGGCGGAGTAGGTGAAATCGGAAAAAACATGTACTGTGTTGAAATTGATTCTGAAATCTTTATTGTAGATGCAGGATTGATGTTCCCGGGAGATGAGATGTTTGGGATTGATATTGTTATTCCTGACATTACATATTTAGTAGAAAATCAAGAGCGAGTAAAAGGACTATTTATTACCCATGGTCATGAAGATCATATTGGTGGAATTGTTTATGTGCTTCGTAAATTATCTATTCCAGTATATGCGACAAAATTAACGGTAGGACTTATACAAGAAAAGCTTGGCGAAGCGGGAATGTTAGGCCGTGTAGACTTAAAAACAATTGACTCGAATTCAACAGTAGAGTTTAATTCAACT
Proteins encoded:
- the dapA gene encoding 4-hydroxy-tetrahydrodipicolinate synthase; the protein is MIDFGTIATAMVTPFDINGNIDFAKTTKLVNYLIDNGTTAIVVGGTTGESPTLTSEEKVALYRHVVSVVDKRVPVIAGTGSNNTHASVDLTKKATEVGVDAVMLVAPYYNKPSQEGMYQHFKTIAESTPLPVMLYNVPGRSIVQISVDTVVRLSEIENIVAIKDAGGDVLTMTEIIEKTADDFAVYSGDDGLTLPAMAIGAKGIISVASHVIGNEMQEMIAAFQAGEFKKAQKLHQLLVKVTDALFMAPSPTPVKTALQMVGLDVGSVRLPLLPLTEEERVALQSVMQSIPR
- the dapG gene encoding aspartate kinase, whose product is MKIIVQKFGGTSVRDENGRKHALHHIKKSLAAGYKVVTVVSAMGRKGEPYATDTLLSLVNQEESTISKREQDLLLSCGELISAIVFSNMLNENGIKAAALNGAQAGFVTNDDFTNAKIIEMNCDRIHEELQSLDVIVVTGFQGQTKKGDTTTLGRGGSDTSASALGVALHAEYIDIFTDVEGVMTADPRIVKDARHLQTVTYNEICNMAYQGAKVVHPRAVEIAMHAKVPLRVRSTYSDSEGTLISASDGATKGRDVEERPVTGIAHVSNVTQIKVLAKETAYDLQQHVFKEMANEGISVDLINISPTGVAYTVSDSVSSRAVELLKNLGYEPIVTEHCAKVSIVGAGMAGYPGVTAKIVTALAEKGIQILQSADSHTTIWVLVKETDLVEAVNALHSAFELSKEKQLEQ